Genomic segment of Campylobacter sp. MG1:
CAACCATCAAACATATAATTCATATTTACTACATTTTTTGTATCAAAACTTAAAGCTTGATTGAAATTTTTACACCCACTAAACATAGATTGCATATCTGTTACATTACTTGTATCAAAGTTTAAAGCTT
This window contains:
- a CDS encoding BspA family leucine-rich repeat surface protein; the protein is SMFSGCKNFNQALSFDTKNVVNMNYMFDGCENFNQALNFDTSNVTDMQSMFSGCKNFNQALSFDTKNVVNMNYMFDG